One segment of Panicum virgatum strain AP13 chromosome 3K, P.virgatum_v5, whole genome shotgun sequence DNA contains the following:
- the LOC120700008 gene encoding uncharacterized protein LOC120700008 isoform X2 gives MAVMSFRRLVHLVVDDVGLRRTYSLRSIDMSRLFRRPPRESTGGCGRPDQPPPTEEDHEMKPCPLPAPTMTFYPPRCWHHDGQMAFMLLGGRHNKVVAADQTGRAVLYDPDQHAVRTLCGFGAFKSMPASLTVGEDHLYVLGTVPCEDGRYFECLELDSDGLVEDWHPRVLPPPPYIYDEPGIDSYTAVEGGGPTHILVSKARIGTYSFDTAAEAWSKAGDWTLPFSGRAEYVPEHDLWFGLRDNSPCEFCAVDLAATTAWRPPAVRNLWKDFTPPAEWTVFSPVSCLVHLGSARFCIARFFTADPLGPYPVGHAVFTAVEVERCAATDGGLRMVKHGSLYMLLHEMQMIPWVL, from the coding sequence ATGGCAGTGATGAGTTTCCGGCGGTTGGTGCATCTGGTGGTGGACGACGTGGGCCTCCGCCGCACCTACAGCCTGCGCAGCATCGACATGTCCCGCCTTTTCCGCCGTCCCCCACGAGAGTCCACCGGTGGCTGCGGCCGTCCAGACCAGCCACCGCCGACGGAGGAGGATCATGAGATGAAGCCGTGCCCCCTCCCCGCCCCAACCATGACCTTCTACCCGCCCCGATGCTGGCACCACGACGGCCAGATGGCGTTCATGCTCCTCGGCGGCAGGCACAACAAGGTGGTCGCCGCCGACCAGACTGGCCGCGCCGTCCTCTACGACCCCGACCAGCACGCCGTCCGCACCTTGTGCGGCTTCGGTGCGTTCAAGTCCATGCCGGCCTCCCTCACCGTCGGCGAGGACCACCTCTACGTGCTCGGCACGGTCCCGTGCGAGGATGGCCGGTACTTCGAGTGCCTAGAGCTTGACAGCGACGGTCTCGTCGAGGACTGGCACCCCCGCgttctcccgccgccgccttacaTATACGACGAGCCCGGCATCGACTCGTACACAGCGGTCGAGGGTGGTGGTCCCACCCACATCTTGGTGTCCAAGGCGCGCATCGGCACCTACTCGTTCGACACAGCAGCGGAGGCGTGGAGCAAGGCTGGCGACTGGACGCTGCCGTTCAGCGGCCGCGCGGAGTATGTTCCCGAGCACGACCTCTGGTTCGGCCTCAGAGACAACAGCCCCTGCGAGTTCTGCGCCGTGGACCTCGCCGCCACCACGGCATGGAGGCCCCCGGCAGTGCGCAACCTTTGGAAGGACTTCACCCCGCCGGCGGAGTGGACAGTCTTTTCTCCAGTATCGTGCCTTGTGCACCTAGGATCCGCTCGGTTCTGCATCGCTAGGTTCTTCACCGCCGACCCGCTTGGCCCCTACCCAGTCGGCCACGCAGTGTTCACCGCCGTTGAGGTGGAGCGCTGTGCCGCCACTGACGGAGGGCTTCGAATGGTGAAGCACGGATCGCTGTACATGCTCCTCCATGAGATGCAGATGATCCCTTGGGTGCTTTGA
- the LOC120700006 gene encoding uncharacterized protein LOC120700006 — protein MANHELVLGHGQSAELALGQNHHDFGQGHGLGLGHGHGLDLGGHHHDHDLVLGQSHEHDHELVLSQSHDHDLGLGHHDDDHQLVLAHDHHHHGHHGGELALRQGHEGDPGALDVQGHHHDELELSESHELTLAETHHLGVDQNLDDQLSLEQAHELALHPHDLSQGPLAVAPVVQSRTMVVSLEFQLAVGQEFPDVMSCRRAIRNTAIACHFEIQTVKSDKTRFTAKCAAEGCPWRIHAAKLPGVPTFSIRTIHDNHSCVGINHLGHQQASVQWVANTVEERLRENPQCKPKEILEEIHKAHGITLSYKQAWRGKERIMAAVRGSFEEGYRLLPEYCRQVERTNPGSIARVYGNPDDNCFRRLFISFNASIYGFVNACRPLIGLDRVLLKNKYLGTLFLATGFDGDGALFPLAFGVVDEETDENWIWLLSELHELLEKNTENVPRLTILSDRRKGIVDGVEFNFPTAFHGYCMRHVSETFKKEFSNPQLVNLLWEAAHALTVIEFETKLLEIEDTSPEAVVWIRHLPPRLWATAYFEGTRYGHLTANITESLNSWILDASGLPIIQMMESIRRQLMTWFNERREASMQWATILVPTAERRVQEAIERARGYQVARANEAEFEVISAHEGTNIVDIRNRCCLCRGWQLYGAPCAHGVAALLSCRQNVHRYTESCFTVATYRKTYSQTIHPIPDKTLWHETAGQGQAEENKIEIIINPPKSLRPPGRPRKKRIRSEDRGRVKRVVHCSRCNQTGHFRTTCAAPI, from the coding sequence ATGGCGAACCACGAGCTGGTCCTCGGGCACGGGCAGAGCGCGGAGCTTGCGCTGGGGCAGAACCACCACGACTTCGGCCAGGGCCACGGGCtgggcctcggccacggccacgggctCGACCTCGGCGGCCACCACCACGACCACGACCTTGTCCTCGGCCAGTCACACGAGCACGACCACGAACTTGTCCTCAGCCAGTCGCACGACCATGACCTGGGGCTGGGGCACCACGACGACGATCACCAGCTTGTCCTCGCGCATGACCATCACCACCATGGCCATCACGGCGGGGAGCTGGCTCTGAGGCAGGGCCATGAGGGGGACCCGGGAGCACTGGATGTGCAGGGCCACCACCACGACGAGCTTGAGTTGTCTGAGAGCCACGAGTTGACTCTTGCTGAGACGCACCACCTCGGTGTCGATCAGAATCTGGACGACCAGCTCTCGCTCGAGCAGGCTCATGAGCTCGCGCTGCATCCACATGACCTCTCCCAGGGTCCTCTCGCAGTTGCTCCAGTTGTCCAGTCACGGACCATGGTTGTGAGCCTAGAGTTTCAGCTTGCTGTGGGCCAAGAGTTTCCGGATGTTATGAGCTGCCGCAGGGCCATCCGCAACACTGCTATCGCCTGCCACTTTGAGATACAGACAGTGAAGTCTGACAAGACAAGGTTTACTGCAAAGTGTGCTGCTGAGGGCTGCCCATGGCGCATACATGCTGCAAAGCTCCCTGGTGTGCCTACATTCTCCATCAGAACCATACATGACAATCACAGCTGTGTGGGGATCAATCATCTTGGCCATCAGCAGGCATCAGTTCAGTGGGTTGCAAACACTGTTGAAGAAAGGCTGCGTGAGAACCCACAATGCAAACCCAAGGAAATCTTGGAAGAAATCCACAAGGCCCATGGCATCACACTATCCTACAAGCAAGCTTGGAGAGGGAAGGAGCGCATCATGGCTGCGGTTCGAGGGTCTTTTGAGGAAGGCTATCGTCTCCTGCCAGAGTACTGTAGGCAGGTGGAAAGAACAAACCCAGGAAGTATTGCTCGAGTCTACGGAAATCCAGATGACAATTGCTTCCGGCGACTCTTCATATCATTCAATGCATCAATATATGGTTTTGTGAATGCATGCCGTCCACTCATTGGGCTTGACAGGGTCCTCCTGAAAAATAAGTATCTTGGTACCTTGTTTCTTGCAACTGGCTTTGATGGCGATGGTGCTCTCTTTCCTTTGGCATTTGGCGTGGTTGATGAGGAAACTGATGAGAACTGGATATGGTTATTGTCTGAATTGCATGAGTTGCTGGAGAAAAACACAGAGAACGTGCCAAGGCTCACCATCTTATCAGATAGACGGAAGGGTATTGTTGATGGAGTTGAATTCAACTTTCCAACTGCATTCCATGGTTACTGTATGCGCCATGTTAGTGAAACCTTCAAAAAGGAATTCAGCAATCCACAGCTTGTCAACCTTCTCTGGGAAGCAGCTCATGCACTAACTGTGATAGAGTTTGAAACTAAACTGCTGGAGATAGAGGACACCTCACCAGAAGCTGTTGTTTGGATAAGGCATCTACCTCCTCGTCTTTGGGCCACAGCTTACTTTGAGGGGACAAGGTACGGTCACCTAACAGCAAACATCACGGAATCACTAAATTCCTGGATACTGGATGCATCTGGCCTTCCTATAATTCAGATGATGGAAAGCATCCGTCGCCAGCTAATGACATGGTTCAACGAGCGGCGTGAGGCAAGCATGCAGTGGGCAACGATCCTTGTGCCCACAGCTGAGCGCCGTGTGCAAGAGGCCATTGAGCGTGCACGGGGCTACCAGGTGGCCCGAGCCAACGAGGCGGAATTCGAGGTCATCTCAGCTCATGAGGGAACAAACATTGTGGACATCCGCAATAGGTGCTGCTTGTGCCGGGGGTGGCAGCTCTACGGAGCACCCTGTGCTCATGGCGTGGCGGCGCTCCTCTCCTGCAGACAGAATGTTCATCGCTACACTGAGAGCTGCTTCACTGTGGCAACGTACCGCAAGACGTACTCGCAGACGATACACCCGATCCCAGACAAGACCCTCTGGCATGAAACAGCAGGCCAAGGCCAGGCTGAAGAGAACAAGATTGAGATTATCATCAACCCACCGAAGTCGTTGAGGCCCCCAGGGAGGCCACGGAAGAAGAGGATCCGCTCGGAGGACCGTGGGCGAGTCAAGCGAGTTGTTCACTGCAGCCGCTGCAACCAGACAGGACACTTCAGAACTACATGTGCTGCTCCAATATGA
- the LOC120700007 gene encoding renalase-like isoform X1: protein MPPPPLVAPATALPAARLARVVAASSSSGGAAPRRARRGKPGFSRRSAIKKSFHQEQVVFSTPVPADPTVAVIGGGASGLACASELAARGVRSVVFDTGMHGLGGRMATRFVDSGEQLVFDHAAQFFTASDERFQRLVDEWLDRGLVREWSGLIGELEAGGRFTPIPSSTPRYIGVNGMRSLADAMLPETDMIKVVRPCWISKLEPFNGLWRLFENEKPRGEYDAIVIAHNGKCANRLLSTSGLPLLTKQMKVLTVAQILDPRDILIFQFLTESYAFNDQRLELSSVWALLAAFEDPLPIPHNDSHGVFEGAFVRDVDSLSWMGNNTRKLFPMQTGTPECWTFFSTAAYGKRNKVPQENIPKVTAEKVKEDMLGGVEHALGLAKGSFQQPIYTRVQLWGAALPMNTPGVPCIFDPLGRAGICGDWLTGSSIEAAILSGTSLANHIANYFVSHCERPEEFAIGLHENLNQVEGHDIGQFPGIDSQKPRVAQAQKSLVPQAQLTPSI, encoded by the exons atgccgccgcctcccctcgtcGCCCCTGCCACCGCGCTCCCGGCGGCCCGCCTCGCCAGAGTGGTGGCCGCTTCCTCCAGCAGCGGGGGCGCGGccccgcggcgggcgcggcgcgggaaGCCCGGGTTCTCGCGGCGGTCGGCCATCAAGAAGAGCTTCCACCAGGAGCAGGTGGTGTTCTCCACCCCCGTCCCCGCCGACCCCACCGTCGCcgtcatcggcggcggcgcctccggaCTCGCCTGCGCGTCCGAGCTCGCCGCCCGCGGCGTCCGCTCCGTCGTCTTCGACACG GGGATGCACGGCCTAGGGGGCAGGATGGCGACCAGATTCGTCGACAGCGGCGAGCAGCTGGTGTTCGACCACGCGGCGCAGTTCTTCACCGCGAGCGACGAGCGGTTCCAGAGGCTGGTGGACGAGTGGCTCGACAGAGGGCTGGTCCGTGAGTGGAGTGGCTTGATCGGCGAGCTCGAAGCAGGTGGCCGTTTCACGCCCATACCTTCGTCGACGCCGAGGTACATCGGTGTTAACGGGATGCGCTCACTTGCAGATGCAATGCTGCCTGAG ACTGATATGATTAAAGTTGTGCGGCCTTGTTGGATAAGCAAACTTGAGCCGTTCAATGGCCTGTGGCGCTTGTTTGAAAATGAAAAGCCTCGTGGTGAATATGATGCAATTGTTATAGCTCATAATG GGAAATGTGCCAACCGTCTGCTCTCTACATCAGGATTACCATTGCTTACAAAACAAATGAAGGTATTGACTGTTGCGCAAATTTTGGACCCACGAGACATCCTTATCTTCCAATTTCTTACTGAGTCTTATGCATTCAATGATCAGAGACTAGAGCTCAGTTCTGTCTGGGCACTCCTTGCAGCATTCGAAGATCCTCTTCCTATCCCGCATAATGATTCTCACGGAGTGTTTGAAGGAGCGTTTGTAAGAGATGTTGATTCTCTCTCTTGGATGGGCAACAATACCCGCAAACTTTTCCCAATGCAGACAGGCACACCTGAGTGTTGGACATTTTTCAGCACTGCTGCTTATGGAAAGAGAAACAAAGTCCCGCAG GAAAATATCCCCAAAGTCACAGCAGAAAAGGTTAAGGAAGACATGCTTGGAGGAGTAGAACATGCTTTGGGGTTAGCCAAAGGATCTTTTCAGCAACCAATTTACACAAGAGTGCAGTTGTG GGGTGCAGCTCTGCCCATGAACACTCCAGGAGTACCATGCATATTTGATCCCCTTGGACGAGCAGGCATTTGTGGTGACTGGCTTACAGGTTCAAGCATAGAAGCAGCAATTTTAAGTGGAACGTCTCTTGCAAACCAT ATAGCTAATTACTTCGTGAGTCACTGTGAAAGGCCCGAAGAGTTTGCAATTGGTTTGCATGAGAACCTAAACCAAGTCGAAGGGCATGATATTGGTCAGTTTCCCGGGATAGACTCTCAGAAGCCACGAGTAGCACAAGCTCAGAAGTCACTGGTACCACAAGCTCAGTTGACGCCGAGTATATGA
- the LOC120700008 gene encoding uncharacterized protein LOC120700008 isoform X1 codes for MRFEIWRESVSSPCQKKSGRALGRTFDQSVVTEKNKGDLRIRGAVVNNSMAVMSFRRLVHLVVDDVGLRRTYSLRSIDMSRLFRRPPRESTGGCGRPDQPPPTEEDHEMKPCPLPAPTMTFYPPRCWHHDGQMAFMLLGGRHNKVVAADQTGRAVLYDPDQHAVRTLCGFGAFKSMPASLTVGEDHLYVLGTVPCEDGRYFECLELDSDGLVEDWHPRVLPPPPYIYDEPGIDSYTAVEGGGPTHILVSKARIGTYSFDTAAEAWSKAGDWTLPFSGRAEYVPEHDLWFGLRDNSPCEFCAVDLAATTAWRPPAVRNLWKDFTPPAEWTVFSPVSCLVHLGSARFCIARFFTADPLGPYPVGHAVFTAVEVERCAATDGGLRMVKHGSLYMLLHEMQMIPWVL; via the exons ATGAGATTTGAGATCTGGAGGGAGTCTGTTTCTTCACCGTGCC aaaaaaaatcagGGCGGGCATTGGGGAGGACATTCGACCAATCAGTTGTAACGGAGAAGAATAAGGGAGATCTCAGAATAAGGGGAGCCGTGGTTAATAATTCGATGGCAGTGATGAGTTTCCGGCGGTTGGTGCATCTGGTGGTGGACGACGTGGGCCTCCGCCGCACCTACAGCCTGCGCAGCATCGACATGTCCCGCCTTTTCCGCCGTCCCCCACGAGAGTCCACCGGTGGCTGCGGCCGTCCAGACCAGCCACCGCCGACGGAGGAGGATCATGAGATGAAGCCGTGCCCCCTCCCCGCCCCAACCATGACCTTCTACCCGCCCCGATGCTGGCACCACGACGGCCAGATGGCGTTCATGCTCCTCGGCGGCAGGCACAACAAGGTGGTCGCCGCCGACCAGACTGGCCGCGCCGTCCTCTACGACCCCGACCAGCACGCCGTCCGCACCTTGTGCGGCTTCGGTGCGTTCAAGTCCATGCCGGCCTCCCTCACCGTCGGCGAGGACCACCTCTACGTGCTCGGCACGGTCCCGTGCGAGGATGGCCGGTACTTCGAGTGCCTAGAGCTTGACAGCGACGGTCTCGTCGAGGACTGGCACCCCCGCgttctcccgccgccgccttacaTATACGACGAGCCCGGCATCGACTCGTACACAGCGGTCGAGGGTGGTGGTCCCACCCACATCTTGGTGTCCAAGGCGCGCATCGGCACCTACTCGTTCGACACAGCAGCGGAGGCGTGGAGCAAGGCTGGCGACTGGACGCTGCCGTTCAGCGGCCGCGCGGAGTATGTTCCCGAGCACGACCTCTGGTTCGGCCTCAGAGACAACAGCCCCTGCGAGTTCTGCGCCGTGGACCTCGCCGCCACCACGGCATGGAGGCCCCCGGCAGTGCGCAACCTTTGGAAGGACTTCACCCCGCCGGCGGAGTGGACAGTCTTTTCTCCAGTATCGTGCCTTGTGCACCTAGGATCCGCTCGGTTCTGCATCGCTAGGTTCTTCACCGCCGACCCGCTTGGCCCCTACCCAGTCGGCCACGCAGTGTTCACCGCCGTTGAGGTGGAGCGCTGTGCCGCCACTGACGGAGGGCTTCGAATGGTGAAGCACGGATCGCTGTACATGCTCCTCCATGAGATGCAGATGATCCCTTGGGTGCTTTGA
- the LOC120701118 gene encoding E3 ubiquitin-protein ligase EL5-like, with product MAPPPAPLAAEDATPPPPSLKSALLITGGLLLFAIAAIVLLRCLLRRWASSSSRPGAGRMAEVEQGEAARRTGAAGRELAEAGEATRRTAAAGREQVEAEAGAATRIAAEGRRGEAPSARERQEVELRGAGAGDGGMERLIASLPLFTMASALAALPKNSPDCAVCLAAFEPDAGLRLLPACRHAFHDACIGAWLRTNPVCPICRSAVAFPLPPLPAAAAGQEPLGSRAGSRSFRVELGSVSNRRSSCDDPRRTYSLGGSFDYRVDEEVEAIVSRIVRPAAAAAARPSAAAPAAPGEALAEEVGSRGWLGEYLDRVAASASSLSGRWSGRLSHGRRSHSLRHDDSCSRDPAAKSATPAAVAAPGEEAPAEAAGSRGRPGERRDRDNLAPSAPSLSGRWSRRWSQGHRRDESRRWDPEAACRTPREEEEREPALVALGRWIFGF from the coding sequence atggcgccgccgcccgcgcccctggCGGCCGAGgacgccaccccgccgccgccgtcgctcaaGTCCGCGCTCCTCATCACCGGCGGCTTGCTCCTGTTTGCCATCGCCGCGATCGTGCTgctccgctgcctcctccgccgctgggcgtcgtcgtcgtcgcgtcCGGGGGCGGGGCGCATGGCGGAGGTGGAGCAGGgagaggcggcgaggaggaccggcgcggcggggagggaGCTGGCGGAGGCAGGGGAGGCCACGAGGAGGACCGCCGCTGCGGGGAGGGagcaggtggaggcggaggcaggggcggcgACGAGGATCGCGGCGGAGGGGAGGCGGGGCGAGGCGCCTTCGGCGAGGGAACGGCAGGAGGTGGAGCTGCGGGGGGCaggcgcgggcgacggcggcatgGAGCGCCTGATCGCGTCGCTGCCCCTGTTCACCATGGCGTcggcgctggcggcgctgcCGAAGAACTCCCCCGACTGTGCGGTCTGCCTCGCGGCGTTCGAGCCCGACGCCGGGCTGCGGCTGCTCCCGGCGTGCCGCCACGCGTTCCACGACGCCTGCATCGGCGCGTGGCTCCGCACCAACCCGGTCTGCCCGATCTGCCGCAGCGCCGTGGCGTTCCCGCTcccgcccctccccgccgccgccgcgggccaggAGCCGCTCGGCTCGCGGGCGGGCAGCAGGAGCTTCCGCGTCGAGCTCGGTAGCGTCAGCAACCGCCGATCCTCCTGCGACGACCCCCGCCGCACCTACTCGCTCGGCGGCTCCTTCGACTACCGCGTCGACGAGGAGGTCGAGGCCATCGTGTCCCGCATCGtccgccccgcggcggcggcggcggccaggccgagcgccgcggcgccggctgccCCCGGCGAAGCTCTGGCGGAGGAGGTGGGGTCCCGCGGGTGGCTGGGCGAGTACCTCGACCGCGTCGCCGCCTCGGCGTCGTCCCTCTCCgggcggtggagcgggcggctcagccacggccgccgcagccacagCCTCCGTCACGACGACTCGTGTAGCCGGGATCCGGCGGCCAAGTCGGCGACGCCAGCCGCGGTGGCAGCCCCCGGCGAAGAAGCCCCGGCGGAGGCTGCAGGTTCCCGCGGGAGGCCGGGAGAGCGCCGCGACCGCGACAACCTCGCCCCTTCGGCGCCGTCCCTCTCCGGGCGGTGGAGCCGGCGCTGGAGCCAGGGCCACAGGCGCGACGAGTCCCGGCGGTGGGACCCGGAGGCGGCGTGCCGCACgccgcgggaggaggaggagcgggagccggCGCTCGTGGCCCTGGGCCGGTGGATCTTCGGCTTCTAG
- the LOC120700007 gene encoding renalase-like isoform X2: protein MPPPPLVAPATALPAARLARVVAASSSSGGAAPRRARRGKPGFSRRSAIKKSFHQEQVVFSTPVPADPTVAVIGGGASGLACASELAARGVRSVVFDTGMHGLGGRMATRFVDSGEQLVFDHAAQFFTASDERFQRLVDEWLDRGLVREWSGLIGELEAGGRFTPIPSSTPRYIGVNGMRSLADAMLPETDMIKVVRPCWISKLEPFNGLWRLFENEKPRGEYDAIVIAHNGKCANRLLSTSGLPLLTKQMKRLELSSVWALLAAFEDPLPIPHNDSHGVFEGAFVRDVDSLSWMGNNTRKLFPMQTGTPECWTFFSTAAYGKRNKVPQENIPKVTAEKVKEDMLGGVEHALGLAKGSFQQPIYTRVQLWGAALPMNTPGVPCIFDPLGRAGICGDWLTGSSIEAAILSGTSLANHIANYFVSHCERPEEFAIGLHENLNQVEGHDIGQFPGIDSQKPRVAQAQKSLVPQAQLTPSI from the exons atgccgccgcctcccctcgtcGCCCCTGCCACCGCGCTCCCGGCGGCCCGCCTCGCCAGAGTGGTGGCCGCTTCCTCCAGCAGCGGGGGCGCGGccccgcggcgggcgcggcgcgggaaGCCCGGGTTCTCGCGGCGGTCGGCCATCAAGAAGAGCTTCCACCAGGAGCAGGTGGTGTTCTCCACCCCCGTCCCCGCCGACCCCACCGTCGCcgtcatcggcggcggcgcctccggaCTCGCCTGCGCGTCCGAGCTCGCCGCCCGCGGCGTCCGCTCCGTCGTCTTCGACACG GGGATGCACGGCCTAGGGGGCAGGATGGCGACCAGATTCGTCGACAGCGGCGAGCAGCTGGTGTTCGACCACGCGGCGCAGTTCTTCACCGCGAGCGACGAGCGGTTCCAGAGGCTGGTGGACGAGTGGCTCGACAGAGGGCTGGTCCGTGAGTGGAGTGGCTTGATCGGCGAGCTCGAAGCAGGTGGCCGTTTCACGCCCATACCTTCGTCGACGCCGAGGTACATCGGTGTTAACGGGATGCGCTCACTTGCAGATGCAATGCTGCCTGAG ACTGATATGATTAAAGTTGTGCGGCCTTGTTGGATAAGCAAACTTGAGCCGTTCAATGGCCTGTGGCGCTTGTTTGAAAATGAAAAGCCTCGTGGTGAATATGATGCAATTGTTATAGCTCATAATG GGAAATGTGCCAACCGTCTGCTCTCTACATCAGGATTACCATTGCTTACAAAACAAATGAAG AGACTAGAGCTCAGTTCTGTCTGGGCACTCCTTGCAGCATTCGAAGATCCTCTTCCTATCCCGCATAATGATTCTCACGGAGTGTTTGAAGGAGCGTTTGTAAGAGATGTTGATTCTCTCTCTTGGATGGGCAACAATACCCGCAAACTTTTCCCAATGCAGACAGGCACACCTGAGTGTTGGACATTTTTCAGCACTGCTGCTTATGGAAAGAGAAACAAAGTCCCGCAG GAAAATATCCCCAAAGTCACAGCAGAAAAGGTTAAGGAAGACATGCTTGGAGGAGTAGAACATGCTTTGGGGTTAGCCAAAGGATCTTTTCAGCAACCAATTTACACAAGAGTGCAGTTGTG GGGTGCAGCTCTGCCCATGAACACTCCAGGAGTACCATGCATATTTGATCCCCTTGGACGAGCAGGCATTTGTGGTGACTGGCTTACAGGTTCAAGCATAGAAGCAGCAATTTTAAGTGGAACGTCTCTTGCAAACCAT ATAGCTAATTACTTCGTGAGTCACTGTGAAAGGCCCGAAGAGTTTGCAATTGGTTTGCATGAGAACCTAAACCAAGTCGAAGGGCATGATATTGGTCAGTTTCCCGGGATAGACTCTCAGAAGCCACGAGTAGCACAAGCTCAGAAGTCACTGGTACCACAAGCTCAGTTGACGCCGAGTATATGA